AGAAAGGGTGAAATAAAATAACCGGGACAGATGAAATGCATGGATTTCACCAAAAAGTAAAACGAAGAACAAGTTGAAAAACTTTAAGAATCATCATTTTAACTTTTTTATTCAAGACTATGTATGTAAATTAGGAAAGATACGGGAACCCTATTTTACTGAAATGGTTGATAAAATTATAGAGTCAATTTTTTAAAGTATAACAGACCCTGCCCTATAACTTATTGAGATATCTAATCCCCCTTTCTTCAGATATTCGGTCTATCCCGAAGCAACTCTTCCAGCAAAGCCACTTTCTCCTTCTCCGATTGAAGCATCCGCTCGTACAGCTCCACTTTTTCATCATACAACTGCACGATCTTTTCGATCGGGTTATTGATCGTATAATTATTATACAATGCCGAAGAATTATCTGAAAAATTGTTCGATATAATATGAATCGCTCCCTCGTCGGTAAAATTCTTTATGGCATCCGAAGGGATATTCATCGCATTGGCTATCTTCTCCAGCGTTTCATTATCCAGATCCTCCTTATTCTCGAGCTTGGATACCGATTGTTGTGTCAGGTGCAGCCTCTCCGCCAGATCCTCCTGTTTCACACCCAGTATTTCACGAAGACGTTTCACGTTATATCCCAGATGTTTCCGGTTGACCCTGTAAGTTGTTTCCATAATTGTTTGTTTTGTGCTGAAAGATGAAACATAGTAACTCCTTAACCAACAAAAATACAAAAAATATCTTTATACGGCGTTGTATTTTATTCCATTATAATTGTACTTTACTCCTCTTACCTGAAGTTAAACAACCAAAAGTGTTGAAATACCCCCTGTT
This window of the Proteiniphilum saccharofermentans genome carries:
- a CDS encoding helix-turn-helix domain-containing protein, with the protein product METTYRVNRKHLGYNVKRLREILGVKQEDLAERLHLTQQSVSKLENKEDLDNETLEKIANAMNIPSDAIKNFTDEGAIHIISNNFSDNSSALYNNYTINNPIEKIVQLYDEKVELYERMLQSEKEKVALLEELLRDRPNI